The Dasypus novemcinctus isolate mDasNov1 chromosome 12, mDasNov1.1.hap2, whole genome shotgun sequence genome includes a window with the following:
- the LOC101426449 gene encoding ephrin type-B receptor 2-like — protein MWEVMSYGERPYWDMTNQDVINAIEQDYRLPPPMDCPSALHQLMLDCWQKDRNHRPKFGQIVNTLDKMIRNPNSLKAMAPLSSGVNLPLLDRTVPDYSSFNTVDEWLEAIKMGQYKESFASAGFTSFDIVSQMMMEDILRVGVTLAGHQKKILNSIQVMRAQMNQIQSVEV, from the coding sequence ATGTGGGAGGTGATGTCCTACGGGGAGCGGCCCTACTGGGACATGACCAACCAGGACGTGATCAATGCCATCGAGCAGGACTACCGGCTGCCACCACCCATGGACTGCCCGAGTGCCCTGCACCAGCTCATGCTGGACTGCTGGCAGAAGGACCGCAACCACCGGCCCAAGTTCGGCCAGATCGTCAACACGCTAGATAAGATGATACGCAACCCCAACAGCCTCAAAGCCATGGCACCCCTCTCCTCTGGAGTCAACCTGCCGCTGCTGGACCGCACTGTCCCCGACTACAGCAGCTTTAACACTGTGGACGAGTGGCTGGAGGCCATCAAGATGGGGCAGTACAAGGAGAGCTTCGCCAGCGCCGGCTTCACCTCCTTCGACATCGTGTCGCAGATGATGATGGAGGACATTCTCCGGGTTGGGGTCACCTTGGCTGGCCACCAGAAAAAAATCCTGAACAGTATCCAGGTGATGCGGGCACAGATGAACCAGATTCAGTCCGTGGAGGTTTGA